The bacterium genomic interval GCCTTCTGGACGCGGCGATGGCCCTTCTGAACCCCTGCCTCGAGAAGGCACGAGAGGTGACCCAGAACGGGAAGTTGATCGATGACCATCAGGTCCTGACCGAGCGCATCGCCTACGCGTCGACCGAGGCCCGGGCCGCCCAGGAAGTGCTGGCCTTCGTCGAATCCTCCGCCAGCGAGGGTCGCAAGCTCGACGAAGCCACCGCGGTGGCCGCCGTCGCCGAGTTGGTGATGAATGTCCGCAACCGGCTGGACGGAATCCTGCCGGACCTGGGCCTGGGCGATGCAGAGCTGGAAGCCGCCTTCCCGGCTGACGTGCGAGCGCTCCTTCGAGCGGGCACCCAGGAGGGCCTGCTTCGCGAGATTGGCCGGGCTGCGATCGAAGCCAAGGGCCGCACGGAGCCGGCACTGGACGAGATGTTGGAGCAGGTGCGGGATTCCGTGCGCGAGTTTGCCGAGAACGAGGTCGTTCCCCACGCGGAGTTCATCCACCGCGAGGATCGGGACATCCCCGAAGAGTTCATCACCAAGATGGGTGAGCTCGGCTATTTCGGGCTTTCGATTCCGGAGGAGTATGGCGGCCACGAGATGGGAAACCTGGCGATGGTCCTCACCACCGAAGAGCTCTCGCGCGCTTCGTTGGCAGGTGCGGGCTCGCTGATCACCCGTCCGGAGATCCTGACCAAGGCTCTCCTCCAGGGCGGAACCGAGGATCAGAAGAAGCAGTGGCTGCCCAAGCTCGCCTCCGGCGAGGTCATGGTTGGCGTGTCGGTGACGGAGCCGGATATCGGTAGCGATGTGGCCGGCGTGAAATGCCGCGCGACCCGGGACGGCGACGACTGGGTGATCAACGGGCCGAAGGCCTGGTGCACATTCGCCGGCCGCGCCGACGTATTGGCCCTGCTCGCGCGCACGGACCCGGACATGTCGAAGCGACAGAAGGGTCTATCCCTGTTCATCGTGCCCAAGGATTCCTTCCCCGGCCACGAGTTCGAGATGACGCAGCCCGACGGCGGCCGGATGGTGGGCAAGGCCGATGCCACCCCGGGTTACCGCGGCATGCACTCGTTCACCCTGAACCTCGAGAACTACCGCATCCCCGGCGCGAACCTGGTCGGCCTCGAAGAGGGCCTTGGGCGGGGCTTCTACCTCCAGATGGGCGGATTCGCGGCGGGCCGCTTGCAAACGGCGGGGCGCGGCTGCGGCCTCGCCCAGGCGGCGCTCGAGGAGACCGCCAAATACGTCGTCGATCGCAAGCAGTTCCAGCATCCGATCTCGGAGTTCCAGCTCA includes:
- a CDS encoding acyl-CoA/acyl-ACP dehydrogenase; translation: MSDARSLLDAAMALLNPCLEKAREVTQNGKLIDDHQVLTERIAYASTEARAAQEVLAFVESSASEGRKLDEATAVAAVAELVMNVRNRLDGILPDLGLGDAELEAAFPADVRALLRAGTQEGLLREIGRAAIEAKGRTEPALDEMLEQVRDSVREFAENEVVPHAEFIHREDRDIPEEFITKMGELGYFGLSIPEEYGGHEMGNLAMVLTTEELSRASLAGAGSLITRPEILTKALLQGGTEDQKKQWLPKLASGEVMVGVSVTEPDIGSDVAGVKCRATRDGDDWVINGPKAWCTFAGRADVLALLARTDPDMSKRQKGLSLFIVPKDSFPGHEFEMTQPDGGRMVGKADATPGYRGMHSFTLNLENYRIPGANLVGLEEGLGRGFYLQMGGFAAGRLQTAGRGCGLAQAALEETAKYVVDRKQFQHPISEFQLTQYTLGRMASKLFAARAISYAAAEAMDEDERAAGTLAAQAKLLACDIAVEVCQQGQLMHGGWGYAEEYPISRYVVDAQVLPIFEGVKPILELPVIGRALLR